A stretch of Panthera tigris isolate Pti1 chromosome E2, P.tigris_Pti1_mat1.1, whole genome shotgun sequence DNA encodes these proteins:
- the RPL28 gene encoding 60S ribosomal protein L28, producing MRVGIKGVAPPPACLFPSPAAVESGAAAMSAHLQWMVVRNCSSFLIKRNKQTYSTEPNNLKARNSFRYNGLIHRKTVGVEPAADGKGVVVVMKRRSGQRKPATSYVRTTINKNARATLSSIRHMIRKNKYRPDLRMAAIRRASAILRSQKPVMVKRRRAPPHQELLSTYFPLPSNKDVSHLAWGSAPVCVCLLVQGVLRHNIQVTASGDRRAQGGGWWSPGPGLAGNVQASVPAPQAGVWYRVFLFLFFNVYL from the exons CTGCCGCCATGTCCGCCCACCTGCAATGGATGGTCGTGCGGAACTGCTCCAGCTTCCTGATTAAGAGGAACAAGCAGACGTACAGCACC GAGCCCAATAACCTGAAGGCTCGCAACTCCTTCCGCTACAACGGGCTGATTCACCGCAAGACTGTGGGCGTGGAGCCGGCGGCCGACGGcaaaggggtggtggtggtgatgaagcGGAGATCCG GCCAGCGAAAACCTGCCACCTCCTACGTGCGGACCACCATCAACAAGAATGCCCGGGCCACCCTCAGCAGCATCCGGCACATGATCCGCAAGAACAAGTACCGTCCAGACCTGCGCATG GCCGCCATTCGCAGAGCCAGCGCCATCCTGCGCAGCCAGAAGCCGGTGATGGTGAAGAGGAGGCGCGCCCCGCCCCACCAAGAGCTCCTGAGCACCTATTTCCCCCTCCCAAGCAATAAAGATGTCAGCCACCTCGCCTGGGGCTCtgcgcctgtgtgtgtgtgcctgcttGTGCAGGGTGTTCTTCGCCATAACATACAGGTCACAGCGTCCGGGGACCggagggcccagggagggggctggtggaGCCCAGGCCCAGGTCTTGCTGGCAATGTCCAGGCCAGCGTTCCTGCCCCTCAGGCTGGGGTTTGGTACAgggtcttcctttttcttttttttaatgtgtatttgtga